From Streptomyces sp. NBC_01460, a single genomic window includes:
- a CDS encoding bifunctional glycosyltransferase/CDP-glycerol:glycerophosphate glycerophosphotransferase translates to MSSPDFSCVITAAEGGQEALTASVESVLDQSLRAVEALVVLPAGAPAAVRTAAEALIRRSPDRVRVLDPGTESVASLRNAGLDAARGTYVLVLDVGERLQHHACRNLWEAGARTRADLVAGRWSRFTGEGTKEREPSWQQSLFTRSRTVGRFTEAPELAVHDALVTGFCLRRAALERHALRYDEDLGHSAVLFGPLAAAVVGRIALVRRRIVSGRALPDAGRDLAGLVEAHRRVCHVLVAQGLTELREERDRAFLRDHLVPLVRTFPELPAEGRERLAATAARVLPGSVPEPALLTLPPVERVGVRLLERGQADGVLTAAYALRRRGVVAAPLSVADDGRVYWPGGPDPVLDVTGLGHQYRPFGELKLMNRLTRYEADGRRVLLAGRLVLPSHTGPDPDGTLTAHLEFRVRDGSRAFRAPVGSLRPDATGISWSTRADLTRLLRPLGPRDTVWDVRMVVDDGGTRSVSDLFAAHDLVGPADRSPALPRLGRVTGDTWQPYVTLRNHLALRLEARRRPARTARRLVHYATHFRPARRARLLARALGRRRDRLRSRGFKASFYRSWLLRLPVRKGSVVFESHMGTCYGDSPRAVHEEVRARGLPLRCVWSYADTPAGFPADAKLVRRWSWRYLWALARAEYWVDNQGFPLPLDKPSGTTYLQTWHGSAYKRMGFDETRVRLQNTPQRERLQEAVGRFDHFLVRSEHDERTLARAYRLPGSTLLRTGYPRNDVLLAARSRDEAEGRLPRPALAAELGLPDHRKVVLYAPTFRGGPGKRRRQRLLLDAAAFAERFGDTYTLLVRAHYLEAASLPACPPGTVVDVSRHHDVSELLALSDVLITDYSSIMFDYALLDRPIVLFTPDLDTYAAERGSYFDLREKAPGPVVATEEELFAVLARLKTTDTGFQERRAAFAAEFGAYDRGDAARSVVDTVFARHLVPSRTTPTGEAGR, encoded by the coding sequence ATGAGCTCGCCCGACTTCAGCTGCGTGATCACCGCCGCGGAGGGCGGCCAGGAGGCGCTGACGGCGTCCGTGGAGTCCGTGCTGGACCAGAGCCTGCGCGCCGTGGAGGCCCTCGTCGTCCTGCCCGCCGGCGCTCCCGCGGCCGTGCGGACGGCGGCCGAGGCGCTCATCCGGCGCTCCCCGGACCGGGTCCGGGTGCTCGACCCCGGCACGGAGTCCGTCGCCTCCCTGCGCAATGCCGGCCTGGACGCGGCGCGGGGCACGTACGTCCTCGTCCTCGACGTCGGCGAACGCCTCCAGCACCACGCCTGCCGCAACCTCTGGGAGGCCGGGGCGCGCACCCGCGCCGACCTGGTCGCCGGGCGCTGGAGCCGTTTCACCGGGGAGGGGACGAAGGAGCGGGAACCCTCCTGGCAGCAGTCCCTGTTCACCCGCTCCCGCACCGTCGGCCGGTTCACCGAGGCTCCCGAACTCGCGGTGCACGACGCCCTGGTGACGGGATTCTGCCTGCGGCGCGCGGCGTTGGAGCGGCACGCGCTGCGCTACGACGAGGACCTCGGCCACAGCGCGGTCCTGTTCGGCCCCCTGGCGGCGGCCGTCGTCGGCCGGATCGCGCTCGTACGCCGCCGGATCGTCTCGGGGAGGGCCCTGCCCGACGCCGGACGGGACCTCGCCGGGCTGGTGGAGGCGCACCGGCGGGTGTGCCACGTGCTGGTGGCCCAGGGGCTGACGGAACTGCGCGAGGAGCGGGACCGCGCCTTCCTGCGGGACCACCTCGTGCCGCTGGTGCGCACCTTCCCGGAGCTGCCCGCCGAGGGACGCGAACGCCTCGCGGCGACGGCGGCCCGGGTGCTGCCCGGCAGTGTCCCGGAGCCGGCCCTGCTCACCCTCCCGCCCGTCGAACGCGTCGGCGTCCGGCTGCTGGAGCGCGGTCAGGCCGACGGCGTGCTCACCGCGGCGTACGCGCTGCGCAGGAGGGGCGTCGTGGCCGCGCCCCTCTCCGTGGCGGACGACGGCCGGGTGTACTGGCCGGGCGGACCCGACCCCGTGCTGGACGTCACCGGACTCGGCCACCAGTACCGCCCGTTCGGCGAGCTGAAGCTGATGAACAGGCTCACCCGCTACGAGGCGGACGGCCGACGGGTCCTGCTGGCGGGCCGGCTCGTGCTGCCCTCGCACACCGGACCCGACCCGGACGGCACGCTCACGGCCCACCTGGAATTCCGCGTACGGGACGGCTCCCGCGCCTTCCGCGCCCCGGTCGGCTCGCTGCGGCCCGACGCCACCGGGATCAGCTGGTCCACCCGCGCCGACCTCACCCGCCTCCTGCGGCCCCTCGGCCCCCGAGACACGGTGTGGGACGTGCGGATGGTGGTGGACGACGGCGGGACCCGCTCGGTGAGCGACCTCTTCGCCGCCCACGACCTCGTCGGCCCGGCGGACCGGTCGCCCGCCCTTCCCCGGCTGGGCAGGGTGACGGGGGACACCTGGCAGCCCTACGTCACGCTCCGGAACCATCTCGCGCTCCGGCTGGAGGCCCGCCGGCGGCCCGCCCGCACGGCCCGCCGGCTGGTCCACTACGCCACGCACTTCCGCCCGGCCCGGCGGGCCAGGCTCCTGGCGCGGGCCCTCGGCAGGCGCCGTGACCGGCTCCGTTCCAGGGGCTTCAAGGCCTCCTTCTACCGCTCCTGGCTCCTCCGGCTGCCCGTGCGCAAGGGTTCCGTGGTCTTCGAGAGCCACATGGGCACCTGCTACGGCGACAGCCCCCGGGCCGTCCACGAGGAGGTGCGCGCCCGCGGACTCCCGCTGCGCTGCGTCTGGTCGTACGCCGACACCCCGGCGGGTTTCCCGGCGGACGCGAAGCTGGTGCGCCGCTGGTCCTGGCGCTACCTGTGGGCCCTGGCCCGGGCCGAGTACTGGGTCGACAACCAAGGGTTCCCGCTTCCCCTCGACAAGCCCTCCGGCACCACCTACCTCCAGACCTGGCACGGCTCGGCGTACAAGCGCATGGGGTTCGACGAGACCCGGGTGCGCCTGCAGAACACCCCGCAGCGCGAACGGCTCCAGGAGGCCGTGGGCCGCTTCGACCACTTCCTCGTGCGCTCCGAGCACGACGAGCGCACGCTGGCGCGCGCCTACCGGCTGCCCGGGAGCACGCTGCTGCGCACCGGCTACCCCCGCAACGACGTCCTGCTCGCGGCGCGTTCCCGGGACGAGGCCGAGGGCCGGCTGCCCCGCCCGGCGCTCGCGGCCGAGCTCGGACTGCCCGACCACCGCAAGGTCGTCCTGTACGCGCCGACGTTCCGGGGCGGGCCGGGCAAGCGCAGGCGGCAGCGGCTCCTGCTGGACGCGGCGGCCTTCGCGGAACGCTTCGGCGACACGTACACGCTGCTGGTGCGCGCCCACTACCTGGAGGCGGCGAGCCTGCCCGCCTGCCCGCCGGGGACCGTCGTGGACGTCTCGCGCCACCACGACGTCAGCGAACTGCTCGCGCTCAGCGACGTCCTGATCACGGACTACTCGTCGATCATGTTCGACTACGCCCTGCTGGACCGCCCGATCGTCCTGTTCACCCCCGACCTCGACACGTACGCCGCCGAGCGCGGCAGCTACTTCGACCTGCGGGAGAAGGCACCGGGACCGGTGGTGGCGACCGAGGAGGAGCTGTTCGCCGTGCTGGCCCGGCTGAAGACCACGGACACCGGCTTCCAGGAGCGACGCGCCGCCTTCGCGGCGGAGTTCGGCGCGTACG